The Streptomyces sp. NBC_00483 genome contains the following window.
GGGCGGCCGTCCTGATGTGGTGGTGGACCCAGCATCTGCTGCTCGCCGGGCGGGTGCCGTGGCTGCCGCTGCTCCCGGGGGCGCTGCTGACCGGGGCGGGTGCGGTGGCGTTCTGCGGGGTGTCGGGGCTGTGGCTGCCGCGGGCGCTGCGGATGAGCACGGACCGCTACGGGGCGCTCGGGTCGGTGTTCACCGTGCTGTCCTGGCTGATCCTGTTCTTCACCGTGGTGGTGTTCGGCGTGGCCGTCGGGCGCGTCCTGGCCCAGGAGGAGTTCCTGCGGCACAGGCTCGGCGGCACGACGGCCACCGGCTCACAATGACTCGACCGTGACCCTGCCTGCCCGCGCGGCCGCGGCCAGCGCCTCGTGGTCCCGCTCGTTCTGGTCGGCGTAGGCCTCCGCGAAGCGGCCGAGCGCCTGGTCGAAGCGGTCGGAACGGCCCAGGTAGGCAGCGAGGACGACTCGGTCGCCGGAACGGGCGTGGGCGCGGGCCAGCGTCGCGCCGCACGCCCGGCCGAACAGGCCCATGACGCGCGGGGTCATCAGATCCGCCTGCGGAATCACCTTCCAGTCCCTCAACTGCCGCACATAGAAGTCGCGTTGCTCACCGTCGAGCCCTTCCACCCGCTCCCAGCCGAGGAACATGTCACCGGCCGCCTGCATGAGGCGCTGGCCGACGACGACGCGTTCGCCCTCATTGGTGTGGTCGCCCTGCCCCGCGAAGTCCGCGAGCACGGAGGTCCCCGCCTCCTTCGCCTGCAGCAGCAGCGGATCCCGGTCGTCGCGGCCGAGCAGCAGAATGATCCAGCAGCGGGTGCCCACACTGCCCACCCCGACCACTTTGCGCGCCATGTCGACGACGTGGTACTGGGAGAGCAGCGCCCTGCGTTCGGCGCTGAGCGTGCGCGCGTACCGCTCGATCAGGTCCATCAACTGCGCTTCCAGCTGCTTGCGTTCGACGCCCGGCAGCAGCTGGTCGAGCGGGGTGATCAGAGGCGGATCGGCGGCGATGCGCAGTTCGCCGTCGACGACGTGGGCGAGCTTCTCCAGGGCCTGCATGTGGTCATGGCCGCGGGCCTTGCCGAGCGCATGCGACATGCGCCGCTTGGTGCGGCCGTCCAGCTTCGCGGACACCGTGGCGTACAGCTCGTCCGCCTCGATCCGCGAGTACCAGACGTCGAGCGTGCGCATCCCGGCGAACCGCTCCATCGACTGCCGGTACGAGGCCGCCGTGACCTGCACGACGCGCTCCCGCTCCGTGCGGCCGAAGCCGTTGCCGCGGCCCGCGATGACGAGGCTGGCGGCGAGCCGCTTGACGTCCCACTCCCACGGCCCGCGCAGCGTCTCGTCGAAGTCGTTGACGTCGAACATCAGGCGCCGCTCCGGGGAGGCGAGCAGCCGGAAGTTCAACAGGTGTGCGTCTCCGCACAGTTGGGCGCGCATTCCGGTGACCGGGGTGTGCGCCAGATCGGATGCCATGATCGCGGCAGCGCCCCGGAAGAACCGGAACGGCGACTCCAGCATGCGCCCGTAGCGGATCGGAATCAGCTCCTGGAGCCTGCTCGCCGACTGCTTCTCCAGGATGTCGACGGGATCGGGGCGGTCGGCGGCGGGGGTGTAGGCGTCGTGCCCGGAGCGCGGGACCCTGGACCTCGCGGACCTGCCCGTGCTCGCCCGCTCGCGCGCGGTGCGGCGCCTGCTCGTCATCTCGGTCATGGCGGAGCTCCCTTCCTGGCTGTGCGGCTGTGCCCACCGTGCGCCGGGCCGGGCGCCGCGACGTCACCCCGCCGGTGTGAGGTCGCCTCCCGGGGGTGAGTCCCCGGGGCCTTCCCGGTCGCAGACTGTCGGTCATGGAACCGACGAAACACCGGCGGACGACACAGCAGCGGGGGCAACGGTGGCTGGCGCGTGGGTCGTTGGCCGCCGCGGCGGCCGCCGTGCTGGTCCTGGCCGTCTTCGCGGGGCTGCGGACCTTCGCGCTGCTGGGCGTGGGGATCCTGGGGACGGCGGTCACGGCCGCCGCCGTGTGGTGGGTGCTCAGCAGGCGGGGCCCCGCGCGGTATCTGGCGCTGCTCCTGGCGCTCGCCGCGCCGGTATGGGTGGTGGTCGAGTACGCCCGCGGGCACCTGGTGTGGGTGGTGCTGGTGTCGGGCGGGCTGTGGCTGCTCGCCGCGGGTGCGGGCCGGGCGGCGCTGGGGCCGCGCTCGTCCCCCACCCCGATGCCCGAGGCGCCGGCTCCGGCGTTCCACCGGCCGGTGCTGATCATGAATCCGCGCTCGGGCGGCGGGAAGGTCGACCGCTTCGGGCTGCGCGCGAAGGCCGAGCAACTGGGCGCCGACGTCGTGCTGTTGGAGGGTCCTGAGCCGGTCGACGTGGCGGCGCTCGCCCGGGCCCGCGCCGCCGCGGGGGCGGACCTCCTCGGCGTCGCGGGCGGCGACGGCACGCAGGCCCTCGTCGCCGACGTCGCCGCCGAACTCGGCCTGCCGTTCCTGGTGATCCCCGCCGGGACCCGCAACCACTTCGCCCTCGACCTGGGCCTGGACCGCGAGGACCCGTCGAAGGCACTGGACGCGCTGTCCGACGGCGTGGAGCTGCGGGTCGACCTGGGCCGGGCGGGCGGCCTCCCGTTCGTCAACAACGTCTCGTTCGGGGCCTACGCCGAGGTGGTGCAGAGCCCGGCCTACCGCGACGGCAAGACGCGTACCACCCTCGAGCTGCTGCCCGATCTGCTCGCCCGGCACCAGGGCGCGGAGCTGACGGCACGGGTCGACGAGCACGAAGTCACCGACCCGCAGGCGCTGTTGGTGAGCAACAACCCGTACGGCGCGCGTGACATCGCGGGCCTCGGCCGGCGCACCCGTCTCGACGGCGGGATCCTCGGCTGCGTCGGCGTGCGGGTCACGAGCGCCGCGCAGGCAGCGGGACTGCTGCGGGGCAGCCGGTCCGCCGGCGTGACGACGCGGACCGCCGCCTCGGTGGTCGTCGACGCCGACCAGGACTCGATCCCCGTCGGCCTCGACGGCGAGGCGGTGCGCATGGACGTCCCCGTCCGTATCGAGGTGCGCCCCGGCGCGCTGCGGGTGATCGTGCCGAGGCAGCGCCCGGGAACGTACCGGGAACGCCCGCCGCTGGACTGGCGAGGCATCACGGGTCTCGCCCTGACGGTGCGGCGCCCCTGAGCGGCAGGGCCCTGTCCGCCTAGAGCGGCGCCCCGTAGACCTTGTGCGCCTCACGGTGTCCGTACATGGCGAGGGACCAGATCACGAGGATGTCGAGGGCGATGAGGATCGCCGACCACACGGGCTGGTACGGGGTGAAGAAGAAGTTCTCCAGCGCGCTCATCGCAGCGATGATCATGACGACGATCCGCGCCCAGGTGCGCCCGCTGAAGAGGCTGACCGCCGCGGCGAAGACGATGACCCCGGTGATCATCTGCACCCAGCCGCGGGCGTTGACGTTGAAGTCGAACGCGTAGTCGTCCTGCGCTTGGTAGAAGTTCTCGTTGAGTATCGCGGCGAGGCCGGCGATCGCGTGATAGGCGCCGATGATGCCCATCACGAACGCGGCGAAGACGACTCCCCCGACGACACCCACGTTGGCGCGGGGCGCCGGCTCGGGCGCGCCGGAAGGGCCGGAGCGCGCCGGGCCCGGCGACATCTGCTCGGTCATGTCGAACCTCCTCCTCGACGGCCCCGGCTCGATGGCCGCGGAGCCGATGGACCCGGAGCATGCGGCCCGCACCGCCCGGCCCGGTTCACCCGCAGCGGATGAGCCCCGCCCCACGCGCGGCTGTCACCCGTCCGAGGTGATGCCCCCGACCGTGCGTTCGCCGGGAGAATGGCACGCGGGGTGATGCTCGCACTGGAGGTGACGTCATGGACGGGTCACACTCGGGTCCCGGACCCGATCGAACCGGAACGCCCTCCGGAGGCAGCGACTTCGAGATCCGCGTCAGGGGCAGGCTCGGCGATGCCTTCCGGTCGGCGTTCGGCGAGCTGACGGTCGTGCTGCGCCCCGCCGAGACGGTGCTGGTCGGCGCGGGACTCGACCAGGCCGCCCTGTACGGGATCCTCGACCGCATCCAGGGCCTCGGCCTCGAACTCCTCGAGGTCCGCCGGCTCCCTGGGCCGCGGGACCCGAGGGAGTAGCCGGACACACGGCCCCTTTCGGCCGCGCAACGGGCCGAACCTCCCGGAAAACGGCGCGGAAGACCCCTTCCGCCGGGCTCGCGCGGGCCCCACCGTGGTGGGGTGATGCCCTCCACATGGGGAGGTGAGGGGCATGCCCACAGTACTGTGCCCACGCACGGTCGATGATCCGGGAAATTCGGGGCGCGCGTCCGCGCTGCGCCTCCAGCTGTGCTCGCTCAACCAAGAAGGTACGGCGGCGGCCGACGCCGCCCTGACGACCTGTCTGATGTGGGTCGCCGGGGTCCTCGTGGAGATCGCGGGGGACGTGGCTGATCCGCGGACCGCCGGTGCGCTGGTGCACCGGGCCTCGGACGCGCTCGCCGCGGTGCCGGCACCGGCGCCCGTCCCACAGGCGAACGGCACACTGCCGTCGCCACAGCGGCTCACCGGCCGTGAACTCGCCGTGCTCCAACAGTTGCAGGAGGAGGTTTCGCTGCGGCAGATCGCCGACGATCTCTACGTCTCGCACAACACGGTCAAGAGCCACACGCGCGCCGTGTACCGGAAGCTGGGCGCGCGCTCGCGCGCCGAAGCGCTGGTCCGGGCACGGGAGTTGGGGCTCGTCTGAGACGCTGCCCGGCCCGGCATGCTCACAGGATCTGGAGCTCGCGGGCCCGGCGGACCGCCGCCGAGCGGCGGGACACGGCCAGTTTGCGGTAGACGCTCTTGAGGTGTGTCTTCACCGTGTTGACCGAGAGGTAGAGCTCATCGGCTATCTCCTCGGTGGTCATCATCTGCGCGAGCCGGCCGAGGACATCGCGTTCGCGTGCGCTGAGCCGCTCGGCGGGAACCTGCGCGAGCGGGTCCTGCTCGGGCGGCGCGGCGGCGTGGGCGCGGTGCGGCTGCGCGGGGCTCAGCAGCCGGGCGCAGGTCGGCGCGACCGTCCGTTGCACCGTCTGCGGCAGCCGGGACACCGTCACCGCGTTCGCGACGGCCTCCGCGCCCCGGCCCCCGCGCTCCACCGTGCCCGCGATCCGGGCGACGATCCCGCCGATCTCGGCGAGGAACGTGTCGGAGCCCTTTCCCAACGCCGCTTCGCTGTGGGCGAGTTCGTGCCGGGCCCGGACGGGCTCACCGCGCGCCAGGGCACCCCAGGCCCGCACCAGGTGCAGGGTGGCGCGCGAGGGTTCGCCCGCGGTCCACGGCGGCATCGGCGGCTGGACGGCCTGGGCGGTGAGCTCGTCCGCGGCCCGGAAGCGGCCGCGCAGCGCCTCCAGGAGCGCGAGTTCGACGAGGCAGTCCCGGCGCAGCGCGCCGTTCCCCGCGGCGCCCGCCGCCTTGAGTCCCCGGGTGAGGGAAGCCTGGGCGGCCTTCAGGCTG
Protein-coding sequences here:
- a CDS encoding LuxR C-terminal-related transcriptional regulator, whose amino-acid sequence is MPTVLCPRTVDDPGNSGRASALRLQLCSLNQEGTAAADAALTTCLMWVAGVLVEIAGDVADPRTAGALVHRASDALAAVPAPAPVPQANGTLPSPQRLTGRELAVLQQLQEEVSLRQIADDLYVSHNTVKSHTRAVYRKLGARSRAEALVRARELGLV
- a CDS encoding DUF7144 family membrane protein, with the translated sequence MTEQMSPGPARSGPSGAPEPAPRANVGVVGGVVFAAFVMGIIGAYHAIAGLAAILNENFYQAQDDYAFDFNVNARGWVQMITGVIVFAAAVSLFSGRTWARIVVMIIAAMSALENFFFTPYQPVWSAILIALDILVIWSLAMYGHREAHKVYGAPL
- a CDS encoding diacylglycerol/lipid kinase family protein is translated as MEPTKHRRTTQQRGQRWLARGSLAAAAAAVLVLAVFAGLRTFALLGVGILGTAVTAAAVWWVLSRRGPARYLALLLALAAPVWVVVEYARGHLVWVVLVSGGLWLLAAGAGRAALGPRSSPTPMPEAPAPAFHRPVLIMNPRSGGGKVDRFGLRAKAEQLGADVVLLEGPEPVDVAALARARAAAGADLLGVAGGDGTQALVADVAAELGLPFLVIPAGTRNHFALDLGLDREDPSKALDALSDGVELRVDLGRAGGLPFVNNVSFGAYAEVVQSPAYRDGKTRTTLELLPDLLARHQGAELTARVDEHEVTDPQALLVSNNPYGARDIAGLGRRTRLDGGILGCVGVRVTSAAQAAGLLRGSRSAGVTTRTAASVVVDADQDSIPVGLDGEAVRMDVPVRIEVRPGALRVIVPRQRPGTYRERPPLDWRGITGLALTVRRP
- a CDS encoding DUF2252 domain-containing protein, which encodes MTEMTSRRRTARERASTGRSARSRVPRSGHDAYTPAADRPDPVDILEKQSASRLQELIPIRYGRMLESPFRFFRGAAAIMASDLAHTPVTGMRAQLCGDAHLLNFRLLASPERRLMFDVNDFDETLRGPWEWDVKRLAASLVIAGRGNGFGRTERERVVQVTAASYRQSMERFAGMRTLDVWYSRIEADELYATVSAKLDGRTKRRMSHALGKARGHDHMQALEKLAHVVDGELRIAADPPLITPLDQLLPGVERKQLEAQLMDLIERYARTLSAERRALLSQYHVVDMARKVVGVGSVGTRCWIILLLGRDDRDPLLLQAKEAGTSVLADFAGQGDHTNEGERVVVGQRLMQAAGDMFLGWERVEGLDGEQRDFYVRQLRDWKVIPQADLMTPRVMGLFGRACGATLARAHARSGDRVVLAAYLGRSDRFDQALGRFAEAYADQNERDHEALAAAARAGRVTVESL